A DNA window from Parabacteroides johnsonii DSM 18315 contains the following coding sequences:
- a CDS encoding di-heme oxidoredictase family protein, translating into MKQSYLLASSLFLLFSCVACEEDDKMDMDKIDVPNGYALSAGTSTIFLNSSVAYDTNADWITGANSIRFNNGDGLYDDVRTSNNGDGGGLGPVYAGYSCGSCHRNAGRTKPTLWENGGSGNYGFSSMLVYISRRNGAFFRDYGRVLHDQAIYGVKPEGKLSVTYDKQTFSFPDGETYELCKPNYTITEWYKDSIAPEDLFCTVRIPLRHVGMGQMMAIDRREIEALAAKSNYPEYGISGRCNYITEKGVTGVGLSGNKAQHLDLTVELGFSSDMGVTNSRYPEEICEGQAQINQGSMMGLSYDQLDISTADMEDVDLYMQSLGVPARRNINDPQVILGEQKFYEAKCHLCHVTTLHTQAGGSTLLNGTRLPWLGGQTIHPYSDFLLHDMGSEIMGVGLNDNYVSGLARGNEWRTTPLWGIGLQEKVNGHTYFLHDGRARNLTEAIMWHGGEGEASKNLFKQMSKEEREAVIAFLNSL; encoded by the coding sequence GCAATCTTACCTGTTAGCATCCTCGCTATTCCTGCTCTTTTCATGCGTAGCTTGTGAAGAGGACGATAAAATGGATATGGATAAAATAGATGTCCCGAACGGATATGCGCTGTCAGCAGGGACTTCAACGATTTTCCTAAACTCATCGGTCGCCTATGATACGAACGCCGACTGGATAACAGGAGCCAACTCGATCCGTTTCAACAACGGCGACGGCCTCTACGACGACGTACGCACCAGTAACAACGGCGACGGAGGTGGCCTCGGACCTGTCTATGCCGGTTATTCTTGCGGCAGTTGCCACCGCAATGCAGGAAGAACCAAACCGACATTGTGGGAGAACGGCGGATCAGGCAACTACGGTTTCTCTTCCATGCTGGTTTATATCTCCCGTCGCAACGGTGCTTTCTTCCGCGACTATGGGCGTGTATTGCACGATCAGGCCATCTACGGCGTCAAACCAGAAGGTAAGCTGTCCGTCACATACGACAAACAGACTTTTTCTTTCCCCGACGGGGAGACTTACGAACTATGCAAACCTAATTACACGATAACCGAATGGTATAAAGACAGTATCGCCCCGGAAGATTTGTTCTGTACCGTACGCATCCCGTTACGCCACGTCGGCATGGGACAGATGATGGCTATCGACCGCCGGGAAATCGAAGCGCTCGCAGCCAAAAGCAATTATCCTGAATATGGCATCAGTGGACGTTGCAACTATATCACCGAAAAGGGCGTCACCGGTGTCGGCCTTTCCGGTAACAAGGCACAGCATCTCGACCTGACCGTCGAACTGGGCTTCTCAAGCGATATGGGTGTGACAAACAGCCGCTATCCGGAAGAGATTTGCGAAGGGCAGGCTCAGATCAACCAGGGCAGCATGATGGGACTCTCGTACGACCAGCTCGACATATCGACCGCCGATATGGAAGATGTGGACCTTTATATGCAAAGCCTCGGCGTTCCGGCGCGACGCAACATAAACGATCCGCAGGTCATCTTGGGAGAACAAAAGTTTTACGAGGCAAAATGTCATCTCTGCCACGTCACTACGCTGCATACGCAAGCGGGCGGTTCCACTCTGCTCAACGGCACACGTTTGCCTTGGCTCGGCGGACAAACCATTCATCCTTATTCGGATTTCCTACTACATGACATGGGGTCGGAAATCATGGGAGTCGGGTTGAACGACAATTATGTCAGCGGCTTGGCACGAGGAAACGAATGGCGTACCACGCCGCTCTGGGGTATCGGACTGCAGGAGAAAGTCAACGGTCATACTTATTTCCTCCACGATGGACGTGCCCGCAACCTGACCGAAGCCATCATGTGGCATGGTGGCGAAGGAGAAGCCTCCAAAAATTTATTCAAACAAATGAGCAAGGAAGAGCGTGAGGCAGTGATCGCATTCCTCAACTCCTTATAA
- a CDS encoding porin, whose translation MKQLIIIIAALLLLPLSAIAQYEEDTENGVVSLNGKEGFTIATKKGDFVFKPYMLVQTSANINYYDDEGLDPAYNQDNIHNSGFSIPYAILGFTGKAFNRVTFNLSINAAGSGGNILQQAWFDVEMKKSFAIRVGKFKTPFSHAYLTTLGETLMPTLPTSLTSSVILPYSLNAVTPNIGMGFDLGVEVHGLVKEKFGYEVGIFNGTGSTVNIASKTFSDDWHIPSLLYAGRVTYMPKGVMPSNQGSPNRLKEDKMLFGLSTSLNVESESESTNDFRAGAEFAMLKNRLYLGAEIYYMNVGFTKRQKINESYNYLGGYVQGGYFVTNKLQATARYDFFNRNGLDTNGFLNMPAVGFNYFFTGCNLKLQAMYQFIGRTGHDTQLDRDNDDLGLAMHSGTVLLQYTF comes from the coding sequence ATGAAACAACTGATAATCATAATTGCAGCATTATTACTCTTGCCGTTGTCCGCCATAGCCCAATATGAGGAAGATACGGAAAACGGTGTCGTATCACTAAACGGCAAAGAAGGTTTTACGATCGCCACCAAAAAGGGGGATTTCGTTTTCAAACCTTATATGCTGGTTCAGACCAGTGCCAATATCAATTACTACGATGATGAAGGACTGGACCCGGCCTACAATCAGGATAATATACACAACAGCGGTTTCTCGATCCCTTATGCCATCCTCGGTTTTACGGGCAAGGCATTCAACCGGGTGACATTCAACCTCTCCATCAATGCAGCCGGAAGCGGAGGGAACATCTTGCAACAGGCTTGGTTCGACGTAGAGATGAAGAAAAGTTTTGCTATACGTGTCGGCAAGTTCAAGACTCCGTTCTCACACGCTTACCTGACTACGTTGGGCGAAACGTTAATGCCGACATTGCCGACATCGCTCACCTCATCCGTTATCCTGCCTTATTCTCTTAATGCCGTGACACCGAATATCGGCATGGGATTCGATCTCGGAGTGGAAGTGCATGGATTGGTAAAGGAGAAGTTCGGCTACGAAGTGGGGATCTTCAACGGAACGGGAAGTACCGTCAACATAGCGTCCAAAACGTTCAGCGACGACTGGCATATCCCGTCATTGCTGTATGCCGGCCGCGTCACTTACATGCCGAAAGGCGTCATGCCGTCCAACCAGGGCAGTCCGAACCGTTTGAAGGAAGACAAAATGCTGTTCGGCCTTTCCACTTCATTGAATGTGGAGAGCGAGAGCGAAAGTACGAACGACTTCCGTGCAGGAGCCGAATTCGCCATGCTGAAAAACCGCCTGTACCTCGGTGCTGAAATCTATTATATGAACGTAGGTTTTACCAAACGGCAGAAAATCAACGAGAGCTATAATTACTTAGGAGGGTATGTGCAAGGCGGTTATTTCGTTACCAATAAATTGCAGGCGACAGCCCGCTATGACTTCTTCAACCGCAATGGATTGGACACAAACGGTTTCCTGAATATGCCGGCCGTCGGATTCAACTATTTCTTCACCGGCTGTAACCTGAAACTGCAAGCCATGTATCAATTCATCGGGCGTACCGGACACGACACGCAGCTTGATCGCGACAACGACGACTTAGGATTGGCCATGCATTCCGGAACTGTCTTACTTCAGTACACTTTCTAA
- a CDS encoding Rid family hydrolase: MDYIKKTYTDKAVEVQISSFAGKGGVTEYHVLLAITDQTLPFSGQLQNLQQAYAAVVQEALPKNATAVFRRYFLSDTANQVDLVMAWECENSYCPLSVVEQAPLNGSKIAMWIWFQTGITVETIKNGMSKAKHNHYTQYWTGGSCNRASNSEYQTRLLLNDYVLQLTEQGCKLANDCIRTWFFVQNVDVNYAGVVKARKEVFVTQDLTEKTHYISSTGIEGRHADPNVFVQMDTYAVKGLQPGQIQFLYAPTHLNPTYEYGVTFERGTAVTYGDRKQIFISGTASIDNKGEIVYPGDILKQAERMLENIDVLLQEAGAGLQDIMQAIVYLRDPADYVVVKQYIESRYPSFPHLIVHAPVCRPGWLIETECIAVVPADEPQYACL, from the coding sequence ATGGATTATATCAAAAAGACATATACAGACAAAGCTGTCGAAGTTCAAATTTCTTCTTTTGCCGGGAAAGGCGGGGTAACCGAATATCACGTCCTGCTCGCTATTACAGACCAAACATTGCCGTTTTCCGGACAACTTCAGAACCTCCAGCAGGCCTATGCGGCAGTTGTCCAAGAGGCATTACCCAAGAATGCGACTGCCGTTTTCCGACGCTATTTCCTGAGCGACACAGCCAACCAGGTCGATTTAGTGATGGCCTGGGAATGCGAAAATTCCTATTGCCCGCTTTCCGTTGTGGAACAGGCTCCACTGAACGGGAGCAAAATAGCCATGTGGATTTGGTTCCAAACCGGTATCACCGTCGAAACGATCAAAAACGGAATGTCGAAGGCCAAACACAACCATTATACACAATACTGGACCGGAGGCTCTTGCAACAGAGCTTCCAACTCCGAATACCAGACACGACTTTTGCTGAACGATTACGTGTTGCAACTGACCGAACAGGGATGCAAATTGGCAAACGATTGCATCCGTACCTGGTTCTTCGTCCAAAATGTGGATGTCAACTATGCCGGTGTCGTCAAAGCTCGCAAAGAGGTTTTCGTCACGCAAGACCTGACGGAAAAGACTCATTATATTTCCAGTACGGGAATAGAAGGACGCCATGCCGATCCGAATGTTTTTGTCCAGATGGATACCTATGCCGTAAAAGGTTTGCAACCCGGGCAAATCCAGTTCCTCTATGCTCCCACCCATCTGAATCCGACCTACGAATACGGGGTGACTTTCGAACGGGGGACAGCCGTAACCTATGGCGACCGGAAACAAATCTTCATCTCCGGAACCGCGAGCATCGACAACAAAGGCGAGATCGTATATCCGGGGGATATCCTGAAACAGGCGGAACGTATGCTGGAAAATATCGACGTCTTATTACAGGAAGCGGGTGCCGGATTGCAAGACATTATGCAGGCGATCGTCTACTTGCGTGACCCGGCCGATTATGTCGTGGTCAAGCAATATATCGAAAGCCGGTATCCGTCGTTCCCCCATCTGATCGTACATGCTCCCGTGTGCCGTCCGGGCTGGCTGATCGAAACGGAATGCATAGCTGTCGTACCGGCGGATGAACCTCAATATGCATGCTTATAA
- a CDS encoding hemerythrin domain-containing protein, whose translation MGNMKNGKYRETSKMSDLICENYPMVLVMSRFGIDLGFGEKNIGEVCRQNEIDTHTFLTVVNFLTEEETVPTAEVHKDISISSLITYLHNAHDYFLNFRLPHIRHKLTEAIVSCPKDVAFVIRRFFDEYAEEVHKHMSYEEKTVFPYVRNLLEGKKDPKYNITIFRKRHDQIEMKITELKNLILKYYPGPDSNLLNSVLFDIFATEQDLASHNRVEDYIFVPAILSLEKQ comes from the coding sequence ATGGGAAACATGAAGAACGGAAAATACAGGGAAACAAGTAAGATGAGTGACCTGATATGCGAGAATTATCCGATGGTCCTTGTGATGAGCCGCTTCGGTATCGACCTGGGGTTCGGAGAGAAAAATATCGGGGAAGTATGCCGGCAGAATGAGATCGACACACATACTTTCCTGACTGTCGTCAACTTTCTGACAGAAGAGGAGACGGTCCCGACAGCAGAAGTCCATAAGGATATCTCTATCTCCTCGCTTATCACTTATTTGCATAATGCACACGACTATTTCCTGAACTTCCGTCTTCCCCATATCCGCCACAAACTGACAGAGGCGATCGTGAGTTGCCCAAAAGATGTGGCTTTCGTGATCCGCCGCTTTTTCGACGAATATGCCGAAGAGGTACACAAACATATGTCGTACGAAGAGAAAACCGTCTTTCCGTATGTCCGTAATTTGCTGGAAGGAAAGAAAGACCCGAAATATAACATCACCATCTTCCGTAAGCGGCACGACCAGATCGAGATGAAAATTACGGAACTGAAGAACCTGATCCTGAAGTATTATCCGGGACCGGACAGTAACCTGCTCAACAGCGTCCTATTCGATATCTTCGCGACGGAACAGGATCTTGCTTCTCATAACCGGGTAGAAGACTATATCTTCGTACCAGCTATTCTATCTTTAGAAAAACAATAA
- a CDS encoding response regulator transcription factor, translated as MSTNIKIAIAESSAIIRCGLETLLKRLPGFRIQISEITAADCLTEGLRIYKPDILIMNPSIPGNFNLQHLKDECGCPDMKCFALLYNVSDPFLLRSYDDQISVYDSADELKHKLERLNTEEVPPEEGESDDQQTLSSREKEIVVCVVKGMTNREIADRLYLSTHTVITHRRNIARKLQVHSASGLTVYAIVNKLIELKDLNG; from the coding sequence ATGTCCACTAACATCAAAATAGCGATAGCCGAATCGTCCGCCATCATCCGGTGCGGACTGGAAACGCTGCTGAAACGCTTACCCGGATTCCGTATCCAGATATCCGAGATAACAGCGGCAGACTGTCTGACAGAGGGCTTACGCATTTATAAGCCGGACATTCTGATTATGAATCCTTCCATTCCCGGAAACTTCAACCTGCAACATCTGAAAGACGAATGCGGCTGCCCGGATATGAAATGCTTCGCCCTTTTATATAATGTGAGCGACCCGTTCCTGCTTCGCTCCTACGACGACCAGATATCCGTATACGACAGTGCGGACGAGTTGAAGCACAAGCTGGAACGCCTCAACACCGAAGAAGTGCCGCCCGAAGAAGGGGAAAGCGATGACCAGCAGACACTGAGCAGCCGGGAAAAAGAGATTGTCGTCTGCGTGGTGAAAGGCATGACAAACCGGGAGATTGCAGACCGGTTGTATCTCTCCACCCATACCGTCATCACACACCGACGGAATATCGCACGAAAATTACAGGTACACAGTGCCAGCGGCTTAACCGTCTATGCCATCGTAAACAAATTGATAGAGTTGAAGGACTTGAACGGTTGA
- a CDS encoding IS30 family transposase, giving the protein MKYKQLTREQRYAISLGLKEGKTQKAIALQIGVSASTVSRELRRNKSHRVYSYSLADEMSRERRERLPGNRKIPSAIEKEALRLLVEEDWSPMQISGYLKRKGYKISHETLYRRIRADFSGELASHCRHKMKYRRHISRLCPTKVTNIPNRTSIRERPLEADDTRFGDWEMDLIVGKGGKGAILTLTERSSNLLLMEKLPDGKKAASLPRVVNRLLFPYRGKGVRTITTDNGGEFACHELIEKKLRATVYFTDSYCSWQKGAIENANKLVRQYIPKGTDFNTVSDRFVMEIQKKINCRPREKLGFRSPKEYFFEKWEQQKRVV; this is encoded by the coding sequence ATGAAGTATAAACAATTAACCCGTGAGCAAAGATATGCAATATCTTTGGGACTAAAAGAAGGTAAGACCCAAAAAGCGATAGCTCTTCAAATAGGAGTGTCGGCCAGTACGGTAAGTCGTGAGCTCAGACGCAATAAAAGTCATCGTGTTTATAGTTATAGCCTTGCGGATGAGATGTCGCGCGAACGGCGTGAACGTCTCCCCGGCAATCGTAAAATTCCTAGCGCCATAGAAAAAGAGGCGTTGCGTTTGTTGGTAGAAGAAGATTGGTCTCCCATGCAAATATCCGGTTATTTGAAGAGGAAAGGGTATAAGATCTCCCATGAGACCCTCTATAGACGTATACGTGCGGACTTTAGTGGTGAGCTTGCTTCCCATTGTCGTCACAAGATGAAGTATCGTCGGCATATATCCCGTCTTTGTCCTACAAAAGTCACGAACATCCCCAACCGCACGAGTATCCGCGAACGCCCTTTGGAAGCGGATGACACCCGCTTCGGCGACTGGGAGATGGATCTTATCGTTGGCAAGGGGGGCAAAGGGGCGATCCTTACCTTAACCGAGAGGTCAAGCAACTTATTGCTGATGGAAAAGCTGCCCGATGGCAAGAAGGCAGCTTCCCTGCCGAGAGTGGTGAACCGTCTTCTGTTCCCTTATAGGGGCAAAGGCGTTAGGACCATAACGACGGATAATGGCGGCGAGTTTGCCTGCCATGAACTCATAGAGAAAAAGTTAAGAGCTACCGTCTATTTTACGGACAGTTATTGCTCTTGGCAAAAAGGGGCTATAGAGAATGCCAATAAGCTGGTTAGGCAGTACATCCCAAAAGGCACTGATTTTAATACGGTGAGCGACCGTTTCGTCATGGAGATACAGAAGAAGATCAACTGTAGGCCTCGGGAAAAGCTGGGCTTCAGAAGCCCCAAAGAGTATTTTTTCGAGAAATGGGAGCAACAAAAACGGGTGGTATAA
- a CDS encoding Rid family hydrolase: MNLIRKTYGTTEVQITSFQSSKGITEYHIFFQQTDCMEDFHTQLQHIQDVYTRSVEELPGNPAAIFRRYFLSDVTNQTDELMERERLFPYCALSIVQQAPMNGTKIALWAWLQTGVQTQVLPSGLFEAHHGAYGQLLGANQCNRAANSEYQTRLIFRDYILRLTEANCTLAANCLRTWIFVQNVDVNYPGVVKARKEVFATQNLTEETHFIASTGIEGRYFDPMVFVTMDTYAVSGIRPEQIRYLYAPEHLNRTYEYGVTFERGTAVTYGDRRHIFISGTASIDRYGEIVHAGDVMKQASRMIENIEALLKEADATLNDIMQAVIYIRDTADYARVKQYMDEHHPTLPNIIVRAPVCRTGWLVEMECTAVTANGDERFAAL, encoded by the coding sequence ATGAACCTGATAAGGAAAACATACGGCACGACAGAGGTACAAATCACCTCATTCCAATCTTCCAAAGGTATAACGGAATACCATATCTTCTTCCAACAGACGGACTGCATGGAGGATTTCCACACCCAGTTACAGCATATACAAGATGTTTACACCCGTTCAGTCGAAGAGTTGCCGGGTAATCCGGCTGCCATTTTCCGGCGTTATTTCCTGAGCGACGTCACCAACCAGACGGATGAACTGATGGAACGGGAACGGCTTTTCCCCTACTGCGCACTGTCAATCGTACAGCAGGCTCCGATGAACGGTACGAAGATTGCACTGTGGGCCTGGTTGCAGACAGGTGTGCAGACACAGGTATTGCCAAGCGGATTGTTTGAGGCGCATCACGGTGCATACGGCCAGCTTTTAGGTGCCAACCAGTGCAACAGGGCGGCCAATTCGGAATATCAGACCCGCCTGATTTTCCGCGATTATATCCTGCGATTGACGGAAGCCAATTGCACATTGGCGGCAAACTGCCTGCGCACGTGGATCTTCGTACAGAATGTAGACGTAAATTATCCAGGTGTGGTAAAAGCCCGTAAAGAGGTGTTCGCGACACAGAACCTGACGGAAGAGACTCACTTCATCGCCAGTACAGGGATCGAGGGCCGCTATTTCGACCCGATGGTATTTGTGACAATGGACACATATGCTGTTTCCGGTATCCGTCCCGAACAAATCCGCTATCTATATGCTCCCGAACACTTGAACCGCACATATGAATATGGTGTTACGTTCGAACGGGGCACAGCTGTCACATACGGCGACCGTCGCCATATTTTTATATCCGGCACAGCCAGCATCGACCGATACGGAGAAATCGTACATGCCGGCGATGTCATGAAACAGGCTTCCCGTATGATCGAAAACATCGAAGCCCTGCTGAAAGAAGCGGATGCCACTTTGAATGATATCATGCAGGCGGTAATCTATATCCGCGATACGGCTGATTATGCACGAGTCAAGCAATATATGGATGAGCACCATCCCACCCTTCCCAATATCATCGTGCGTGCTCCGGTTTGCCGGACCGGCTGGCTGGTCGAGATGGAATGTACGGCGGTGACTGCAAATGGGGATGAACGGTTTGCAGCACTTTAG
- a CDS encoding DUF6383 domain-containing protein, protein MNKKFSTLLAGLALLGAMNANAGDPVTSLKKTGNGLYQLKADDGVLAMTPNGALRLEATTTSANLASTLWCVEVIEEGYGKAPIFDFTNKATGQRLDIQYAGTLLEGLSGSTPTYTDTDSTRVGGEVSGWAYLNQYTSIPAAEQAGKTLYSYFKADSVIGLVANSTNIQVTKLAAADAYADAATGNDLTKFSLVEADMIRLQAPEINTILGLQAADKGVALTFTPDEQGEKVAVANPFNGKNAGKFLTEATTGADANDYVFVLTTDSSYLRVDTAIVNESGERFRAFKWSDLSYAKRQASTAATKPTSAADSISRVTGLVDQYKFAFSYYPSKDSLVIQVKSAMDYDPKSATNGSNWVADAAAAVLPTAAGAKGENNFVTVQDLIKDKVRIVTIYDKKETNISLGYKGCDAVYNGRTSVADGLYFIMNQKGQYLASPIHKNGTSLEWVTVKADEQLPAHMPAYQWVVLKKNTGDKVKDYSPVNVTNREYPTQTTLSQLMQAEGAKYMTASDALYQSEDSLIFVQVKDAEGVKGNAALIAEAYQDTLLGYKNIPDAKFFLDEYTFKYLHPYATGENSKYLAKGDGKDSLLNVLNGKDAFRLVEKKWATFGYAGTAAELNRAGIKKLYRVSYSIQLKDAFMGEADEAKYAMSKYFGAPADSFFFKENNHYEGECFYAIVKANNTAIGTVKAGVTDDILDATVKVQPLGETRTSAFAINPDNTPLYRRFNNVNLDESATDGRDSLRFFENVRKEYLMDENNREGGLMDANVDYVGMWTADKATGLAFQIDTAWVGRGHGYIKPQYLISVNHKDFEGVEGSPCTEGAPHIKPDGTLTDDPMECKHAHPAIPGFERAKYLVSFQDSVVLYGQDKPYADIAGGYTRVGFVEGIRIADTLWVLPAEYRSVANDKIDFKELAKVDSTMRADYGVGIKNRLDGDDHKNYTWSFRYVHPENAANVTAEGKENSFLFESNNYDGEKIAPENAAWLKIQNGCVVLTKDPSLFSNAKTGGDGALIFNVENKENDELATDNEEIATSEVTVIAQQGAVRVANAAGKKVVVTNILGQTVANTVITSSDATIAAPQGVVVVAVEGEEAVKAIVK, encoded by the coding sequence ATGAACAAAAAGTTTTCTACTCTTTTGGCAGGACTTGCATTGTTAGGTGCGATGAATGCCAATGCAGGGGATCCTGTAACATCCTTGAAGAAGACAGGTAATGGTTTGTACCAATTGAAAGCTGATGATGGAGTGTTGGCTATGACTCCTAATGGTGCTTTGAGATTGGAAGCAACTACTACTTCTGCAAATTTAGCAAGCACATTGTGGTGTGTTGAAGTAATAGAAGAAGGTTATGGTAAAGCTCCTATCTTTGACTTTACAAATAAGGCTACTGGCCAGCGTCTGGATATCCAGTATGCAGGTACTTTGTTAGAAGGTTTGAGCGGAAGTACACCTACTTATACTGATACTGATTCTACCCGTGTAGGTGGTGAAGTTTCAGGTTGGGCTTATTTGAACCAGTACACCTCTATTCCGGCAGCAGAACAAGCAGGTAAGACTTTGTATTCTTATTTTAAAGCTGACTCTGTAATCGGTTTGGTTGCTAATAGTACAAATATTCAGGTCACAAAATTGGCTGCTGCTGATGCTTATGCAGATGCTGCTACGGGAAATGATTTAACAAAATTTTCTCTTGTAGAGGCTGACATGATCCGTTTGCAGGCTCCTGAAATCAATACGATTTTAGGTTTACAAGCTGCTGACAAGGGTGTTGCTTTAACATTCACTCCGGACGAACAGGGTGAAAAGGTCGCTGTTGCCAATCCGTTTAACGGAAAGAATGCTGGTAAGTTCCTGACTGAAGCAACTACTGGCGCTGATGCTAATGATTATGTATTTGTATTAACTACTGATAGCTCTTATCTGCGTGTCGATACTGCTATCGTCAATGAAAGTGGCGAAAGATTCCGCGCTTTCAAGTGGTCTGATTTGAGCTATGCTAAACGTCAGGCAAGTACAGCTGCAACAAAGCCGACTTCTGCAGCCGATTCTATTAGCAGAGTAACAGGCCTTGTAGATCAGTATAAGTTTGCTTTCTCATACTATCCTTCAAAAGATAGCTTGGTAATCCAGGTTAAATCTGCAATGGATTATGATCCGAAAAGTGCTACTAATGGTTCTAATTGGGTTGCTGATGCAGCTGCAGCAGTACTTCCTACAGCTGCTGGTGCGAAAGGTGAGAACAACTTTGTGACTGTTCAGGATTTGATCAAAGATAAAGTTCGTATCGTAACAATCTATGACAAGAAAGAAACAAATATTTCTTTAGGTTATAAAGGCTGCGATGCTGTTTACAACGGCCGTACCTCTGTTGCTGATGGTCTGTATTTCATCATGAACCAGAAAGGTCAGTATTTGGCTTCTCCGATCCATAAGAATGGAACATCTTTGGAATGGGTTACTGTTAAGGCTGACGAACAGCTTCCTGCTCACATGCCGGCTTACCAGTGGGTTGTATTGAAAAAGAATACAGGTGATAAAGTAAAAGATTATTCTCCTGTAAACGTAACGAACCGTGAATATCCGACTCAGACAACTTTATCTCAGTTGATGCAGGCTGAAGGTGCAAAATATATGACTGCTTCTGATGCTCTTTATCAGAGTGAAGATTCCTTGATCTTTGTACAGGTTAAAGATGCTGAAGGTGTTAAAGGTAATGCTGCATTGATCGCTGAAGCTTATCAGGATACATTGTTAGGTTACAAGAATATTCCGGATGCCAAGTTCTTCTTGGATGAATATACATTCAAATATCTGCACCCGTATGCAACTGGTGAAAATAGCAAGTATCTGGCTAAGGGTGACGGTAAAGACTCTCTGTTGAATGTGTTGAATGGTAAGGATGCTTTCCGCTTGGTTGAAAAGAAATGGGCTACATTTGGTTATGCAGGTACTGCTGCTGAATTGAACAGAGCTGGTATCAAAAAACTTTATAGAGTTTCTTATTCTATTCAGTTGAAAGATGCATTTATGGGTGAAGCTGATGAAGCTAAATATGCAATGTCTAAATATTTCGGTGCTCCTGCTGACAGTTTCTTCTTCAAAGAAAATAATCATTATGAAGGCGAATGTTTCTATGCTATCGTAAAGGCAAACAATACAGCTATCGGTACTGTTAAAGCTGGTGTAACAGATGATATCCTGGATGCAACAGTAAAAGTTCAGCCATTGGGTGAAACAAGAACCTCTGCATTTGCAATCAATCCGGACAACACTCCGTTGTATCGTCGTTTCAACAACGTAAATCTGGATGAAAGCGCAACTGACGGTCGTGATAGCTTGAGATTCTTCGAAAATGTTCGTAAAGAATATTTGATGGACGAAAATAACCGTGAGGGTGGCTTGATGGATGCAAATGTAGACTATGTTGGTATGTGGACTGCAGACAAGGCTACTGGTTTGGCATTCCAGATCGATACAGCTTGGGTTGGTCGTGGTCATGGTTATATCAAACCTCAGTACCTGATCTCTGTAAATCATAAAGATTTCGAAGGCGTGGAAGGTTCTCCTTGTACAGAAGGTGCTCCTCATATCAAACCTGACGGAACTCTGACTGACGATCCTATGGAATGTAAACATGCTCATCCGGCAATTCCGGGCTTCGAAAGAGCTAAATATCTGGTTAGCTTCCAGGATTCAGTTGTTCTTTACGGTCAGGATAAGCCTTATGCGGATATTGCAGGTGGTTACACTCGCGTAGGTTTCGTTGAAGGTATCCGTATTGCTGATACATTGTGGGTATTGCCGGCTGAATACAGAAGCGTGGCTAACGATAAGATCGATTTCAAGGAATTGGCAAAGGTAGATTCTACTATGCGTGCTGATTATGGTGTAGGTATTAAGAACCGTCTGGATGGTGACGATCACAAGAACTACACTTGGTCATTCCGCTATGTACATCCTGAAAATGCTGCTAACGTAACAGCCGAAGGTAAAGAAAATTCATTCTTGTTCGAATCTAACAATTATGATGGCGAAAAGATCGCTCCTGAAAATGCAGCATGGTTGAAGATCCAGAACGGATGTGTAGTTCTGACAAAAGATCCTTCTTTGTTCTCTAACGCTAAGACCGGTGGTGATGGTGCCCTGATCTTCAATGTTGAAAATAAAGAAAACGACGAGTTGGCAACAGACAACGAAGAAATTGCAACATCAGAAGTAACAGTAATCGCTCAACAGGGTGCTGTACGTGTTGCTAACGCTGCCGGTAAGAAAGTTGTTGTAACTAATATCTTAGGTCAGACAGTAGCTAACACGGTTATCACTTCAAGCGATGCTACAATTGCTGCTCCTCAGGGTGTAGTTGTAGTAGCTGTTGAAGGCGAAGAGGCTGTTAAGGCTATCGTTAAGTAA